The nucleotide sequence CCGCCGCAGCGCGGGCGGCCGCCAACGCCACCCCGGAGAGCAGACCCTGATGGCTGAACAGACTCGAGTCCACGTCGTGCGCCATGGTGAGGTGCACAACCCCACCGGGGTTCTCTACGGTCGGCTGCCTGGGTACCGCCTGTCCGAGACCGGCGCGGCGCAGGCGGCCGCGGTGGCCGAATACCTGGCTGAACGCGATGTTGTCGCCGTTGTCGCATCTCCACTGCAGCGTGCGCAGGAGACCGCCGCGCCGATAGCCGCCGCGCACGAACTGGCGATCGACACCGATCCCGACCTGATCGAATCGGCGAACTTTTTCGAGGGCCGCCGTGTCGGCCCCGGGGACGGCGCCTGGCGTGACCCACGGGTGTGGTGGCAGCTGCGCAACCCGTTCACCCCGTCCTGGGGCGAGCCCTACCTCGAGATCGCGCAGCGGATGGCGACCGCGGTGGACAAGGTGCGCGCTCGTGCCGCCGGGCACGAGGCGGTCTGCGTCAGCCACCAGCTGCCGGTCTGGACGCTGCGGTTGCATCTGACCGGTAGGCGGCTGTGGCATGACCCGAGGCGCCGAGACTGTTCGCTGGCATCGGTGACCTCCCTGGTTTATGACGGTGACCGGCTGGTCGACGTGGTGTACTCCGAGCCGGCAGGCGCTTGACGATGCGCCGGCTGGTGATTGCCGCGGCGGTGCTGGCGGCACTGCTGACCGGTTGTTCCGGCCGGGACGCGGTGGTGCAGGGCGGCACATTCGAATTCGTTTCCCCCGGCGGCAAGACCGACATCTTCTACGACCCGCCGGCCAGTCGAGGCCACCCCGGGCCGCTGTCGGGGCCGGACCTGATCGACCCGGATCGCACGCTCTCCCTCGACGATTTCGCCGGTCGGGTCGTGGTGGTCAACGTGTGGGGCCAATGGTGTGGGCCGTGCCGGGCCGAGATCACCCAGCTGCAGCAGGTCTATGACGCCACCCGGGCCGCCGGGGTGTCATTCCTGGGCATCGACGTGCGCGACAACAGCCGGGCCGCGGCCCAAGACTTCGTCCGCGACCGTCATGTGACGTTCCCGTCGATCTACGATCCGGCCATGCGCACGCTTATCGCCTTCGGCGGCAAGTACCCCACCACCGTCATCCCGTCCACCTTGGTGCTGGACCGCCAGCACCGGGTCGCGGCGGTCTTCCTGCGTGAACTGCTGGCCGAGGATCTGCAGCCGGTGGTGCAACGGTTGGCCCAAGAACCGGCGGCGGGTTCGACGCCGCCCGGACCGCAATGACCGGGTTCGCTGAGGTTGCCGCCGCGGGCCCGCTGCTGGTGGCCCTCGGGTTGTGTGTGCTGGCCGGACTGGTTTCGTTCGCTTCCCCGTGCGTGGTGCCGCTGGTGCCGGGCTACCTGTCGTATCTGGCCGCGGTGGTCGGTGTGGATGGGTCCGGCGATGGTCGGGCCGCCGGCGTCGGGGTCAAGGCGCCCGCCGGGGTCCGGTGGCGGGTGGCCGGCTCGGCCTTGCTGTTCGTGGCCGGGTTCACCACCGTTTTCGTGCTGGGCACCGTTGCGGTGTTGGGCATGACCACCACCCTGATCAGCAACCAGCTGGTGCTGCAGCGGACCGGTGGCGTGCTGACCATCATCATGGGACTGGTGTTCGTGGGACTGATCCCCGCGCTGCAGCGCCAGGCGCGGTTCAGTCCGCGTCAGGTGACGACGGTGGCGGGAGCGCCGCTGCTCGGCGCGGTGTTCGCGCTGGGGTGGACGCCTTGTCTGGGGCCGACGCTGACCGGGGTGATCACGGTTGCTTCCGCGACCGACGGCGCCAGCGTGGCCCGCGGAATCGTGCTGGTGATCGCCTACTGCCTGGGGTTGGGCATTCCGTTTGTGCTGCTGGCGTGGGGTTCGGCGGGGGCGGTTGCGGGCCTGGGCTGGCTGCGCCGCCACACCAGGGCCATCCAGATCTTCGGCGGCGTGTTGTTGATCGCCGTCGGCCTGGCGCTGGTCACCGGGGTGTGGAACGACGTGGTCTCCTGGCTGCGCGACGCCTTCGTGTCCGACGTGAGGTTGCCGATTTGAGCGCGCGAGCAGACGCAGAATCACCCAAAACGGCACGTTTTGGTGCGATTCTGCGTCTGCTCGGCCAGAAGGCACGCAACACCTGGCGGTCCCTGACCTCGATGGGCACCGCGCTGGTGCTGTTGTTCCTGCTCGCATTGGGCGCGATACCCGGGGCGCTGGTGCCGCAGCGCAGCCTCAACGCCGGCAAGGTCGACGACTACCTCAAAGCCCATCCGCTGATCGGCCCGTGGTTGAACAAGCTGCAGGCCTTCGACGTGTTCTCCAGCTTCTGGTTCACCGCCATCTACGTGTTGCTGTTCGTCTCCCTGGTCGGCTGTCTGACCCCGCGGATGATTGAGCACGCGCGTAGCCTGCGAGCCACCCCGGTGGCCGCACCGCGCAACCTGGCGCGGCTGCCCAAACACGCCGGCTCCCAGGTCGCGGGGGAGCCCGAGCCGCTGGCCGCCACCATCGTCGGCCGGTTACGGGGCTGGCGCACCGCCATCCGCCGCTCCGGCACCACCGTCGAGGTGTCCGCCGAAAAGGGTTACCTGCGCGAATTCGGCAACCTGGTCTTCCACTTCTCCCTGCTGGGTCTGCTGGTCGCCGTCGCCGTCGGCAAGCTGTTCGGCTACGAGGGCAACGTGATCGTGATCGCCGACGGCGGACCGGGCTTCTGCTCGGCATCCCCGGCCGCCTTCGACTCGTTCCGCGCCGGCAATACCGTCGACGGCACGTCGCTGCACCCGATCTGCATCAGGGTCAACGATTTCGCGGCCCACTACCTGGCTTCCGGGCAAGCCACCTCGTTCGCCGCGGACATCGCCTATCAAACCGGCAATGACCTGAGCGCAAACACCTGGCGGCCCTACCGGCTGGCGGTCAACCACCCGCTGCGGGCCGGCGGTGACCGGGTGTACCTGCAGGGCCACGGCTACGCCCCCACCTTCACGGTGACGTTCCCGGACGGACAGACCCGCACGTCGACCGTGCAATGGCGGCCCGACAACCCGCAGACGCTGCTCTCCTCGGGGGTGGCGCGCATCGACCCACCGGCGGGCAGCTATCCCACCGCCGCCGAGCGTCGGCAGCACGAAATCGCCATCCAGGGTCTGCTTGCCCCGACCGAACAGCTCGATGGGACGTTGTTGTCGTCACGATTCCCGGCGCTGAATGCCCCCGCGGTGGCCATCGACGTCTACCGCGGCGACACCGGGCTGGACACCGGACGGCCACAGTCGCTGTTCAGCCTCGATCCCCGGCTCATCGAGCAGGGCAGGCTGGTGAAGGAAAAACGAGTCAACCTGCGCGTCGGCCAGCAGGTCCGCATCGATGCGGGTCCGGCCGCGGGCACCATCGTCCGCTTCGACGGCGCGGTGCCGTTCGTCAACCTGCAGGTATCCCATGACCCCGGTCAAACCTGGGTGCTGGTTTTCGCCATCACGATGATGGCCGGCCTGGTGGTGTCGCTGCTGGTTCGCCGCCGCCGGGTGTGGGCTCGACTTACGCCGGAAAACGACGCGCCAGGTACGGTGAACGTCGAGCTGGGCGGCCTGGCGCGCACCGATAACTCCGGATGGGGTGACGAGTTCGAGCGGCTGACCGAGAGATTGTTGGCCGGGCTCGGCGAGCCCGGCACGCCCGATTCGGCCGCAGCGGCCGCCATAAGGAGCTCCCAGGTGGACGTCACATGAACACCGCGAACATCAACATCGACCTGGCCAGGTATTCGGACTGGGCATTCACCTCAGCGGTGGTCGCGCTGGTGGTCGCGCTGCTGCTGCTCGCCTTCGAACTGGCCTACGTCCGCGGCCGCAAAGTCGACGAACGAGAACTGGTGCTGGCCGGATCGGTTGCCAGCGACGCCACGACGCCCGGAATCGTGCTGGACGGCCCACGGCGGCCGTTGGACGAGCGCGTCGGGCGGGCCGGACTGGCCGTGGTCTACCTGGGCATCGGGCTGTTGCTGGCCTGCATCGTGTTGCGCGGCCTGGCCACCATGCGGGTGCCCTGGGGCAACATGTACGAGTTCATCAACTTGACCTGCATGTCCGGGCTGATCGCCGGCGCGGTCGTGTTGCGCCGTCCGCAATACCGATCACTGTGGGTCTTTCTGCTGCTGCCGGTGCTCATCCTGCTCACGGTGTCCGGGCGCTGGCTCTATACGAATGCCGCCCCGGTGATGCCCGCGCTGCAGTCCTACTGGCTGCCGATCCACGTGTCGGTGGTCAGCCTGGGCTCCGGGGTTTTCCTGGTCGCCGGGATCTCCAGCATCCTGTTTTTGCTGCGCACCTCGCGACTCGGCGCACCGGACAGTCAACCCGCCGAGAGCGCGTTGGCCCGCCTGGTGCAACGACTCCCCGACGCCCAGACCCTGGACCGGATCGCCTACCGAACCACGATCTTCGCTTTCCCAGTGTTCGGGTTCGGGGTGATCTTCGGTGCCATCTGGGCCGAACAAGCCTGGGGCCGGTACTGGGGCTGGGACCCCAAGGAGACGGTGTCGTTCGTCGCCTGGGTGGTGTACGCGGCCTACCTGCACGCCAGGTCGACGGCCGGCTGGCGGGATCGCAAAGCGGCCTGGATCAATGTCGCCGGATTTGTCGCGATGGTCTTCAACCTGTTCTTCGTTAACCTGGTGACGGTCGGCCTGCATTCCTACGCGGGCGTGGGCTAGACGTTCGAGCCCAACCGACCCGCGACGGCAAGCAAGGGGGAGTGGACGTGTCAGACCATCCGAGCGCGGGCGTGGGGGCGTCCAATGCCTACCAGGGCGAAGGCGGCAAGGACCATCCGACCATTCAGCTGCCGCCGGTGCCGCACCAGCCGCCTCAGCTGGGTGAACCGCCGGTTGCGGGCGGCAGCGACGCCCCGACCAGAGCCTTCGCCGGATTTCGCACTGAGCGCCGGTCGGTCGCACGCGCGGAGGGCGCAGAGGCCCCCGACGTCGCGCAGTGGGAATCCGGACCGGATACCGGACCGGTCGCCGGTCTCCCGCGGGTGGACCCGACCGCGTACGGCGCCTACTACAACGGTCCGCCCGAGCCCCCCGCCGAGCCCCAATACCGTCCCGAATCGGTGCCGCAAACCCCGTATCCGGAGTTGTCCACCAGCATGCTGCTGCGGCCGGTCAAGTCTCCGCCGACCGAAGGCTGGCGCCGGCTGGTCTATGTGCTCTCTGGTCAGTTGATCAACCTGGGGGAGAGCCCGCGGGCCACCCGCTACAACAACCTGGTTGCCCAGATCAACCGGCCCATGCGCGGCTGCTACCGAATTGCGCTGGTTTCGCTCAAGGGTGGTGTCGGCAAGACCACCATCACCGCGACGTTGGGTTCCACCTTCGCCTCGGTTCGCGGTGACCGTGTGGTGGCGGTGGACGCCAACCCCGACCGCGGCACGCTGAGCCAGAAAGTACCGCTGGAGACCCCGGCCACGGTGCGCCATCTGATCCGGGACGCCGAAGGCATCGAGCGCTATAGCGACGTGCGTGGCTACACATCGCAGGCCAAGAACGGGTTCGAGGTCCTCGCGTCGGACACCGATCCGGCCGCATCCGAAGCGTTCAGCGCCGACGACTACACCCGCACCCTGGACATTTTGGAACGGTTCTACGGCTTGGTGCTCACCGACTGCGGCACGGGACTGCTGCACTCGGCGATGTCGGCGATATTGGCCAAGTCCGACATCTTGATCGTGGTGAGCTCGGGTTCCATCGATGGGGCTCGGAGCGCCTCGGCGACGTTGGACTGGCTCGAGGCGCACGGCTACGAGGAGTTGGTGCGCAACTCGATTGCGGTGATCAACGCCGTTCGGCCCCGTTCGAGCAAGGTCGACATGCAAAAGGTGATCGATCATTTCGCGCGGCGTTGCCGTGCGGTGCGGCTGGTGCCGTTCGACCCGCATCTCGAGGAGGGCGCCGAAATCGTCCTGGACCGGATGAAGCGGGAGACCCGTGAGGCCCTCGCCGAACTGGCGGCGGTGGTTGCCGAGGGATTCGGTCCGGAACAGCGACGATCCAGCCCGAGCTTCGGCTGACCGGGCTACTGCCCCCCTTGCCCCAGCTTTCGCAGGAACTCCGGATCGTCGTCGGGCCCGATGACGCGCGTCTTCGGTCGGCTCGCCTGCGACCGTGCCGCACGCCAGCCGATGTAGATCAACGTCCCCAATACCAGGACGACGAGCAGGTAAAGCACTCGACACCTCCTTTGAGCGAATATACCCGCGCCGTAGGCTCGGGCTGTGTCAGAAGCACCCGATGGCGGCAATAGCACTGGCCGTCCGCAGACCTTGACCACCCGCGGTGTCGTCGACGTAGCGGTCTACGCCGTCGCGCGGTTGCTGCTGGCGGTGGTGGTCAGCGCGACCATCTATGGGGTGGCCCGACTGGCCGGGGTGGGCCAATTTCCGCTCGTGGTGGCGGCATTATTCGGTCTGATCATCGCGATGCCGTTGGGCATCTGGGTGTTCGCTCCGCTGCGCCGGCGCGCCACCGCCGCGCTCGCGACGGCCGGTGCCCGCCGGCGCGCCGAGCGAGAGAAGTTGCGTGCCCGACTGCGTGGTGAGGCGGCGCCGGACGAGGGCGCGGGCTCCGAAACCGGCGCAGGCTAAGTCGCCCCTAGCTGTTGGGCATGCGCACCACTTGCGCCGCATAGCTCAACCCGGCGCCGTAGCCGATCAGCAGCGCCAGATCGCCCGGCTTGGCCGCACCGGTGGCCAGTAACTCGGCCATTGCCAACGGTATGGAAGCCGCCGAGGTATTTCCGGTGTGCTCGATGTCATTGGCGATAACCGCATCCGGGCGCAGCTGCAGGTTCTTGGTCAGCAGCTCGTTGATGCGGCTGTTGGCCTGGTGCGGGATGAACACGTCGATCTCGTCGGGCTTGACCCCGGCCGCGTCCATCGCCTGTTGTCCGACCTTGCCCATCTCGAACGCTGCCCAGCGAAAAACGGCGGTGCCCTCCATGCGCAGGAACGGGCGCGGACCGGCCGGGTTCTCGGCGTGGCTGATCCAGTCGATGTCCTGCCGGATGGCCGCGGCCTGTTCGCCGTCACTACCCCACACCGTGGGACCAATCCCCTGAATCGGGCTGTGGCCCACCAGCACTGAGGCGGCGCCGTCGGCGAAGATGAAGCAGTTGCTCCGGTCGGTCATGTCCACCGTGGGGGACAGTTTCTCGGTGCCGATCACCAGTATTGTGGCGGCGCTGCCGCCCCGGATCATGTCGGCCGCAATGCCGAGCGCATGCCCGAAGCCCGAACAGCCCGCCGAGATGTCGAATGCGGGAACGTTCTGGCAGCCCAACGCTGCCGCGACGATCGGGGCGCAGGCGGGTGTCTGCAGAAAGTGCGTGCTGGTAGCGACGATCACACCGTCGATGTCAGACCCGGTGAGCGCGGCTTTGGCAATCGCCTCCCGGCTCGCCTCAATGGCCATCGAAGCCGCCGACTCCTCGGGAGCGGCGAACCGGCGCGTTTTGATTCCGGTACGGGAGTAGATCCATTCGTCGGAAGAGTCGATGTTCTCGCAAATTTCGTCGTTGGTGACCACACGCGTGGGCCGGTAGGCCCCCACACTGAGCAATCCGACGCTGCTAATCCCACTGGTGGTGGCGATCTCCGTCATACCCGTCCTCGGTTGGTGTTATGCACAGTGTGCTCCCATGGCGGCGACTCGCCCAAAACGCCCGTCGTCGGCGCGCAGTCGAAGCCGCTGCAGCACGGTCACGCGGCCAACGCTAGCGCCGCCGACATCGCGATCGCCCACACCATCATCGCCAGCCCGGTATCGCGAAGCACCGGGATCAGCGCGGCGCCGCCGCGGCCCGCTCGCACCGGGGCCGCGGCACGCAGGGCCAGCGGTGTCGCCAGCAGGCCCACGGCGCACCACGGTGTCGCCAACATCAGCGCCAGGGTCAGCACCGCGGCGGTGACCAGCAGCGCCTGATACAGCACGCGGGTACGCGCGTCGCCCAGCCGCACGGCCAGGGTGATCTTGTGCGACTGCGCATCGGTGGGAATGTCGCGCAGGTTGTTGGCGACCAGTACCGCTGACGACAGCGCGCCCGTGGCCACCGCCAGCGCCAACCCCACCCAATTAACCCGCAGCGCTTGCGTGTACTGGGTGCCCAGCACGGCTACCAGGCCGAAAAACACGAACACCGCGACCTCGCCGAGGCCCGAATAGCCGTAGGGCCTGGAGCCGCCGGTGTACAGCCAGGCTCCGGCGATACAGCCGGCGCCGACCGCAATCAGCCACGGTGCGCTGGCCACCGCCAGGGCCAGCCCGGCGGCCGCGCCGATCATCAGGCTCACAATGGCCGCGATCAGCACCGAGCGCGGGGTCGCCAGTCGCGAGCCGACCAACCGCATCGGCCCGGTCCGGTCGTCGTCGGTGCCGCGAATGCCGTCGGAGTAGTCGTTGGCGTAGTTGACGCCAACGGTCAATGCGACCGCGACAACCAGTGCCAACAGGGCTTTCCACCACACGGCGGCGTGCAGCCAGGCTGCGGCGCCGGTGCCGGCGACCACCGGAGCCACGGCGTTGGGCAGGGTACGGGGACGCGCACCGGAGATCCACTGCGCAATATTGGCCACCATGGCATCCTGCCGCGGCCCGCGCTGACGATCGCATGGGGGCATGCACAACAATGAGCCGATGCTCGCAGTGATCGGCGGTAGCGGCTTCTATAGCTTCTTTGAGTCCGATATACGAACCGTCAATCCAGACACCCCGTACGGCCGGCCCAGCGCCCCGATCACGATCGGCGCGGTGGGGGAGCACGAAGTCGCGTTTCTGCCCCGCCACGGAGCAAGCCACCAGTACTCGGCGCACACCGTGCCGTACCGGGCCAACATGTGGGCGCTGCGAGCGCTCGGTGCGCGGCGAGTGTTCGCCCCATGCGCCGTCGGCAGCCTGAACCCTCGGCTCGGGCCGGGCACGGTCGTCGTGCCTGACCAGCTGGTCGATCGAACCCGCGGGCGGGCCGACACGTACTTCGACTCCGGCGGTGTGCATGCCGCCTTCGCCGATCCCTACTGCCCGACGCTGCGCAGCGCGGTCACCGACCTGCCCGACGTGGTCGACGGCGCCACCATGGTGGTGATCCAGGGCCCCCGGTTTTCCACCCGCGCGGAAAGCCGATGGTTTGCCGGCGCCGGGTTCAGCCTGGTCAATATGACCGGCTACCCGGAGGCGGTGCTCGCCCGTGAACTTGAACTGTGCTACGCGGCAGTCGCTTTGGTGACTGACGTGGATGCTGGCGTTGCGGTCGGTGAGGGTGTCAAGGCCGCCGACGTTTTCGCCGAATTCGGGGAGAACATCGAGATGCTCAAAAAGCTGGTCCGTGCCGGGATCGGGCGGGTGGCCGCCGAACGCGCGTGCACGCACTGTCTGATGCACGCCGGTGTCACGCTGCCGTTCGAGTTGCCATGAAGGTGCTGCTGACCGGCGCGGCCGGTTTCATCGGATCCCGGGTCGGCGCCGCACTCAGTGCCGCGGGCCACGAGGTTGTCGGCGTCGACGTATTGTTGCCCGCCGCCCACGGACCGAATCCGGTGCTACCGCCCGGGTGCCATCGGGTCGATGTCCGGGATGCCGATGCGATGGCGCCCCTGCTGGCCGGTGTGGACCTGGTGTGTCATCAGGCGGCGATGGTGGGCGCGGGGGTCGATGCGGCCGACGCGCCCGCATACGGTGGCCACAACGACCTGGCCACCACGGTATTGCTGGCACAGATGTTCGCCGCCGGCGTACGTCGTCTTGTCCTCGCATCCTCGATGGTGGTGTACGGACAGGGACGTTACGACTGTCCCGAGCACGGCCGGATCGACCCGTTGCCACGGCGGCACAGCGATCTTGATGCCGGCGTGTTTGAGCACCGCTGCCCACTGTGTGCGGAGCCGGTCAGGTGGCGGCTGGTGGGTGAGGAGGCCGAGCTGCGGCCGCGCAGCCTCTATGCGGCCAGCAAGACGGCACAAGAGCACTACGCGCTGGCGTGGTCGGAGTCGACCGGGGGTTCGGTGGTGGCGCTGCGCTATCACAACGTCTACGGCCCCGGGATGCCGCGCGACACCCCCTATTCGGGGGTGGCGGCGATATTTCGTTCGTCACTGGAAAAGGGCGAACCGCCGAAGGTCTTCGAGGACGGCGGTCAGATGCGTGACTTCGTGCACGTCGACGATATCGCCGCCGCGAACCTGGCCGCGGCGCAGCTGGGTGAGGTGGATCGACACGGCTTTGTGGCGGCGAACGTCTGTTCCGGGCGCCCCATCTCGATCCTGCAGGTGGCCAGCGCGCTGTGCCAGGCGCGCGGCGACGCACTGTCGCCGGTCATCACCGGGCAGTACCGCAGCGGCGACGTGCGACACATCGTGGCCGATCCGTCGCGAGCCGCCGAGGTGCTGGGTTTCCGTGCCGCCGTGGAGCCACTCGAGGGTTTGCGCGGCTTCGCTTTCGCGCCGCTTCGTTAGCGGCGGTCTAGGACGGGTCGTCGGGTCGCCGGTAGATCTTTGGCGGCAAGGGGCCGGTGGATTCCCCGGAGCGGAAGATCCGCGGCGCCCGACCCGGCCCGGACAAAACGGTGGTGGGCGCGTCGTCGTGGGCATCGAGCTCGGCCGGGCTGCGAAATTGGGTTGTCTGGGCCTCCGATGGGACGGCGGCCCCGCCGAGGGCCGGCCCGGGTTGGCCGGTACCGCGCTGGCGCCGCCGCGGGCGCCCCGGTTGTTTGGTCTGCGTTGCTGAGCGTCGCCCGCTGATGATGACCGCGACGACGATGCCCAGCGCCAGGCCGCACAGGGTCACGTCGAAGGTGCTGGTGATCTGCTGGGCGAGATTGTTTCCGTAGACCGGGTTGGGCCGCGCGTCCGGTGACGCCGCGAACCGGGGGGCGAGCACTACGCCCACGATGACGCGAGAAACGGTCAGGGTGAGCAGAAATCCGCATAGCGACGAGATCAGCCGGGCCGGTAGCGCCTGATTGACCAGGTTGATCCGAAGCCAGAACGCCAGCACCGCGGTAACCAGATCGAACGCGGCCAACGTCATGGTGTCGTATCGCGAGTAGGGGAAGTTCAACATCACCGCGGTGCTCAGATCGGTGAGCCTCATCACCACCGACCCCAGGCACCATACGGCGATGAGCAGCAGCCCGTTTCGGGCCGCTGCCCGCCAAATGTCCCTACCGATCGGATGAGTGTGGGAGCGCACCAGCGCCATTGGCGCAAAAATCGCTGCGCCCGCCGCCCAGACCAGGTAGCCCTCGTATCCGACCCCGGCCGTCGACGTGTTCTGCGCGATGCCGTGAAATGCGTCGATCTCGCGGCCGACGGGAAGGACCCACACGATGATTCCCGCGATCATGGCCGATGCGCCGAGCGCGATGGTGGGCAGCTGGTATTCCCTGGTGCCCTTGAGCAGCCACCGGGATGCGACGAGGACCGCGACGAGCGCGACCACTCCGTAGACCAGCGCCGTGTCGATCACCGCGATGTTCTGCCTGCCGAAGCCCGATGCCGAGTTCGTCGGTTGCAGCGCGTACCGCACCCGCCAGGCCAGGTTGAAGCCGGAGCTGAGCGCCGCACCGAACATCGATGCGTAGCCCAGGATTCGGGCGGTGAACAGCCAGTTGTCGTAGTTCTCGTTGTCGCCGGGCTGGCCGGTGCTCACCGGCTGTGCGCACAGCATCGCGCCGGCGATTCCCAGCCAGCCGCCCGGCCCGACACCGCCGGGCACGTTGACGGTGCCACCGGATCGGATCGTCTGGAAGATGTCGTAGACGACGAACGCCAACAGCAGCAGCAGATAGGGGATGTTGAGCCCGAGACGCAGCCGGTTGGTCGCGGTGGGAGCAAATCGGGTGCCAGACAGCCGCCAGGGCCCCACATAGGGCACCGCGATGG is from Mycobacterium marinum and encodes:
- a CDS encoding S-methyl-5'-thioadenosine phosphorylase, translating into MLAVIGGSGFYSFFESDIRTVNPDTPYGRPSAPITIGAVGEHEVAFLPRHGASHQYSAHTVPYRANMWALRALGARRVFAPCAVGSLNPRLGPGTVVVPDQLVDRTRGRADTYFDSGGVHAAFADPYCPTLRSAVTDLPDVVDGATMVVIQGPRFSTRAESRWFAGAGFSLVNMTGYPEAVLARELELCYAAVALVTDVDAGVAVGEGVKAADVFAEFGENIEMLKKLVRAGIGRVAAERACTHCLMHAGVTLPFELP
- a CDS encoding MinD/ParA family ATP-binding protein; this translates as MDVSDHPSAGVGASNAYQGEGGKDHPTIQLPPVPHQPPQLGEPPVAGGSDAPTRAFAGFRTERRSVARAEGAEAPDVAQWESGPDTGPVAGLPRVDPTAYGAYYNGPPEPPAEPQYRPESVPQTPYPELSTSMLLRPVKSPPTEGWRRLVYVLSGQLINLGESPRATRYNNLVAQINRPMRGCYRIALVSLKGGVGKTTITATLGSTFASVRGDRVVAVDANPDRGTLSQKVPLETPATVRHLIRDAEGIERYSDVRGYTSQAKNGFEVLASDTDPAASEAFSADDYTRTLDILERFYGLVLTDCGTGLLHSAMSAILAKSDILIVVSSGSIDGARSASATLDWLEAHGYEELVRNSIAVINAVRPRSSKVDMQKVIDHFARRCRAVRLVPFDPHLEEGAEIVLDRMKRETREALAELAAVVAEGFGPEQRRSSPSFG
- a CDS encoding NAD-dependent epimerase/dehydratase family protein; this encodes MKVLLTGAAGFIGSRVGAALSAAGHEVVGVDVLLPAAHGPNPVLPPGCHRVDVRDADAMAPLLAGVDLVCHQAAMVGAGVDAADAPAYGGHNDLATTVLLAQMFAAGVRRLVLASSMVVYGQGRYDCPEHGRIDPLPRRHSDLDAGVFEHRCPLCAEPVRWRLVGEEAELRPRSLYAASKTAQEHYALAWSESTGGSVVALRYHNVYGPGMPRDTPYSGVAAIFRSSLEKGEPPKVFEDGGQMRDFVHVDDIAAANLAAAQLGEVDRHGFVAANVCSGRPISILQVASALCQARGDALSPVITGQYRSGDVRHIVADPSRAAEVLGFRAAVEPLEGLRGFAFAPLR
- a CDS encoding 1,4-dihydroxy-2-naphthoate polyprenyltransferase; this encodes MANIAQWISGARPRTLPNAVAPVVAGTGAAAWLHAAVWWKALLALVVAVALTVGVNYANDYSDGIRGTDDDRTGPMRLVGSRLATPRSVLIAAIVSLMIGAAAGLALAVASAPWLIAVGAGCIAGAWLYTGGSRPYGYSGLGEVAVFVFFGLVAVLGTQYTQALRVNWVGLALAVATGALSSAVLVANNLRDIPTDAQSHKITLAVRLGDARTRVLYQALLVTAAVLTLALMLATPWCAVGLLATPLALRAAAPVRAGRGGAALIPVLRDTGLAMMVWAIAMSAALALAA
- a CDS encoding histidine phosphatase family protein produces the protein MAEQTRVHVVRHGEVHNPTGVLYGRLPGYRLSETGAAQAAAVAEYLAERDVVAVVASPLQRAQETAAPIAAAHELAIDTDPDLIESANFFEGRRVGPGDGAWRDPRVWWQLRNPFTPSWGEPYLEIAQRMATAVDKVRARAAGHEAVCVSHQLPVWTLRLHLTGRRLWHDPRRRDCSLASVTSLVYDGDRLVDVVYSEPAGA
- a CDS encoding TlpA disulfide reductase family protein yields the protein MRRLVIAAAVLAALLTGCSGRDAVVQGGTFEFVSPGGKTDIFYDPPASRGHPGPLSGPDLIDPDRTLSLDDFAGRVVVVNVWGQWCGPCRAEITQLQQVYDATRAAGVSFLGIDVRDNSRAAAQDFVRDRHVTFPSIYDPAMRTLIAFGGKYPTTVIPSTLVLDRQHRVAAVFLRELLAEDLQPVVQRLAQEPAAGSTPPGPQ
- a CDS encoding cytochrome c biogenesis protein ResB, which gives rise to MGTALVLLFLLALGAIPGALVPQRSLNAGKVDDYLKAHPLIGPWLNKLQAFDVFSSFWFTAIYVLLFVSLVGCLTPRMIEHARSLRATPVAAPRNLARLPKHAGSQVAGEPEPLAATIVGRLRGWRTAIRRSGTTVEVSAEKGYLREFGNLVFHFSLLGLLVAVAVGKLFGYEGNVIVIADGGPGFCSASPAAFDSFRAGNTVDGTSLHPICIRVNDFAAHYLASGQATSFAADIAYQTGNDLSANTWRPYRLAVNHPLRAGGDRVYLQGHGYAPTFTVTFPDGQTRTSTVQWRPDNPQTLLSSGVARIDPPAGSYPTAAERRQHEIAIQGLLAPTEQLDGTLLSSRFPALNAPAVAIDVYRGDTGLDTGRPQSLFSLDPRLIEQGRLVKEKRVNLRVGQQVRIDAGPAAGTIVRFDGAVPFVNLQVSHDPGQTWVLVFAITMMAGLVVSLLVRRRRVWARLTPENDAPGTVNVELGGLARTDNSGWGDEFERLTERLLAGLGEPGTPDSAAAAAIRSSQVDVT
- a CDS encoding beta-ketoacyl-ACP synthase III, with protein sequence MTEIATTSGISSVGLLSVGAYRPTRVVTNDEICENIDSSDEWIYSRTGIKTRRFAAPEESAASMAIEASREAIAKAALTGSDIDGVIVATSTHFLQTPACAPIVAAALGCQNVPAFDISAGCSGFGHALGIAADMIRGGSAATILVIGTEKLSPTVDMTDRSNCFIFADGAASVLVGHSPIQGIGPTVWGSDGEQAAAIRQDIDWISHAENPAGPRPFLRMEGTAVFRWAAFEMGKVGQQAMDAAGVKPDEIDVFIPHQANSRINELLTKNLQLRPDAVIANDIEHTGNTSAASIPLAMAELLATGAAKPGDLALLIGYGAGLSYAAQVVRMPNS
- the ccsB gene encoding c-type cytochrome biogenesis protein CcsB — its product is MNTANINIDLARYSDWAFTSAVVALVVALLLLAFELAYVRGRKVDERELVLAGSVASDATTPGIVLDGPRRPLDERVGRAGLAVVYLGIGLLLACIVLRGLATMRVPWGNMYEFINLTCMSGLIAGAVVLRRPQYRSLWVFLLLPVLILLTVSGRWLYTNAAPVMPALQSYWLPIHVSVVSLGSGVFLVAGISSILFLLRTSRLGAPDSQPAESALARLVQRLPDAQTLDRIAYRTTIFAFPVFGFGVIFGAIWAEQAWGRYWGWDPKETVSFVAWVVYAAYLHARSTAGWRDRKAAWINVAGFVAMVFNLFFVNLVTVGLHSYAGVG
- a CDS encoding DUF4229 domain-containing protein is translated as MSEAPDGGNSTGRPQTLTTRGVVDVAVYAVARLLLAVVVSATIYGVARLAGVGQFPLVVAALFGLIIAMPLGIWVFAPLRRRATAALATAGARRRAEREKLRARLRGEAAPDEGAGSETGAG
- a CDS encoding cytochrome c biogenesis CcdA family protein, which encodes MTGFAEVAAAGPLLVALGLCVLAGLVSFASPCVVPLVPGYLSYLAAVVGVDGSGDGRAAGVGVKAPAGVRWRVAGSALLFVAGFTTVFVLGTVAVLGMTTTLISNQLVLQRTGGVLTIIMGLVFVGLIPALQRQARFSPRQVTTVAGAPLLGAVFALGWTPCLGPTLTGVITVASATDGASVARGIVLVIAYCLGLGIPFVLLAWGSAGAVAGLGWLRRHTRAIQIFGGVLLIAVGLALVTGVWNDVVSWLRDAFVSDVRLPI